A genomic stretch from Methanobacterium sp. includes:
- a CDS encoding cytochrome c biogenesis protein CcdA: protein MDISFLFSFLAGIASVLSPCVLPLIPIVIGYSLLEKKTTEILSFVIGFSLVFAIIIILTAIFTVAINYYLYYFRLIAALIIIIIGIFFILNKNFFSFSYKPIKHGNKFIESFLLGFLTSLAWSPCYGSYLIALIAYSASSGNFMYSSLNLALFTIGFSLTIFIIAFLTSKINMDKLIKYSTHIRFISGTIITFAGIYMLLQLLGI from the coding sequence ATGGATATAAGCTTTCTATTTTCATTTTTAGCAGGTATTGCTTCAGTATTATCGCCATGTGTATTGCCTTTAATTCCTATTGTTATTGGATATTCTCTTTTAGAGAAAAAAACAACAGAAATATTATCATTTGTAATTGGATTTTCCTTGGTATTTGCAATTATTATTATACTTACAGCCATTTTTACAGTAGCCATTAATTATTATCTCTACTATTTTAGACTGATAGCTGCTTTAATCATAATAATAATTGGTATTTTCTTTATTTTAAATAAAAATTTTTTTAGTTTTTCTTATAAACCGATAAAACATGGAAATAAATTCATTGAATCTTTTTTATTGGGATTTTTAACATCTTTGGCATGGTCACCATGTTATGGGTCATATTTAATAGCACTTATAGCATATAGTGCATCTTCAGGTAATTTTATGTACAGTTCTTTAAATTTAGCACTATTTACAATTGGATTTTCTTTAACAATATTTATTATAGCATTTTTAACATCAAAAATTAATATGGACAAACTAATTAAATATTCAACTCATATAAGATTTATTTCAGGGACCATAATTACTTTTGCAGGGATATACATGCTCCTGCAACTTTTAGGGATTTAA
- a CDS encoding 4Fe-4S binding protein → MTAKGATVKEPGSSVKNKTGSWRTFKPTLDQEKCINCENCYLFCPEGCINKDNEIDYDYCKGCGICAEECPVKAIKMERE, encoded by the coding sequence ATGACAGCCAAAGGAGCTACTGTTAAAGAACCTGGAAGCAGCGTAAAAAACAAAACAGGTAGCTGGAGAACCTTTAAACCTACTCTGGATCAAGAAAAATGTATAAATTGCGAAAATTGTTACCTATTTTGTCCAGAAGGGTGCATAAATAAAGATAATGAAATAGATTACGATTACTGTAAAGGATGCGGCATATGTGCCGAAGAATGTCCTGTTAAAGCCATTAAAATGGAGAGAGAATAA
- a CDS encoding TIGR00269 family protein translates to MKTCTKCGAKPVIIHRKASGQMLCKECFIESTTDKVLKSIRKNKLIEKGDKVAVALSGGKDSVMLLDILNSLYKRNIIDIVAITIDEGIEGYRKHGVEIAARNAKKLGVDHKIVPIKDYFGKNLDEIMLDDAREHGACTYCGVFRRWIINKIAREEGATKIATGHNLDDETQAILMNYLEGNIDNLTRIGMKSEPKSDKFTVKIKPLREIPEKEIGLYVVARELDVHFDECPYSKESFRGEVGRFIKELSVDHPTIMYSTLRGFDKIKPVLKKEFSGKKVDMGQCIRCGEPSSHELCRACLFYKKINNEE, encoded by the coding sequence ATGAAAACATGCACAAAATGCGGCGCTAAACCTGTAATCATACACAGAAAAGCTTCAGGACAGATGCTTTGTAAAGAATGCTTTATTGAATCAACTACAGATAAAGTTTTAAAAAGCATACGGAAAAATAAGCTCATAGAAAAAGGAGATAAAGTTGCAGTTGCGTTATCTGGCGGAAAAGATAGTGTAATGCTACTTGATATTCTTAATTCACTTTATAAGCGGAATATAATTGATATCGTTGCAATAACTATAGATGAAGGAATAGAAGGATACAGAAAGCATGGTGTGGAAATTGCAGCTCGAAATGCAAAGAAATTAGGTGTAGATCATAAAATTGTACCTATTAAGGATTATTTTGGGAAAAATCTCGATGAAATCATGCTTGACGATGCAAGGGAACATGGTGCATGCACATATTGTGGAGTATTTAGAAGATGGATTATTAATAAAATTGCAAGGGAAGAAGGAGCCACAAAAATTGCAACAGGACATAATCTTGACGATGAAACCCAGGCAATACTCATGAATTACCTTGAAGGAAATATAGATAATTTAACACGTATTGGGATGAAATCAGAACCAAAAAGCGATAAATTCACCGTTAAAATAAAACCTCTTCGAGAGATTCCAGAAAAGGAAATTGGATTGTATGTGGTTGCCCGTGAGCTTGATGTTCATTTTGACGAATGCCCATATTCAAAGGAATCATTTAGAGGTGAAGTTGGGAGATTCATAAAAGAACTTTCAGTAGACCATCCCACAATAATGTATTCAACACTTAGAGGGTTTGATAAGATTAAACCCGTCCTAAAAAAGGAATTTTCAGGTAAAAAAGTTGATATGGGTCAATGCATTAGATGTGGTGAGCCATCATCTCATGAGTTATGTAGAGCTTGCCTTTTTTATAAAAAAATTAACAATGAGGAGTAA
- a CDS encoding thioredoxin family protein, which translates to MQKSIIVIGIIVILAIAAYAALGSQNQKNTQNLSNNLNWHTDLNSAIDEAKKTGKNVIVDFYAPWCSACTYLDEDTFQDPQVQEKLNKNYIIAKIDIDRNPDLASKYKVYAVPTIIFMDSSGNEIKRQEGYIPPEEFLQMI; encoded by the coding sequence ATGCAAAAATCAATAATTGTTATTGGAATTATTGTAATTTTAGCAATTGCAGCATATGCTGCTTTAGGCTCTCAAAATCAAAAAAACACACAAAATCTGTCTAATAATTTAAACTGGCATACAGATTTGAATTCTGCTATTGATGAAGCTAAAAAAACAGGTAAAAACGTAATTGTAGATTTTTATGCACCATGGTGTTCTGCCTGTACTTATCTTGACGAAGATACATTCCAAGACCCTCAGGTTCAAGAAAAATTAAATAAAAATTATATTATTGCTAAAATTGACATTGATAGAAATCCTGATCTGGCATCAAAATATAAAGTATATGCTGTTCCAACAATAATATTCATGGATTCAAGTGGCAATGAAATAAAAAGACAAGAAGGGTATATTCCTCCAGAAGAATTTTTACAGATGATATAA
- a CDS encoding DUF89 family protein yields the protein MKVYYECAPCFLRQAKEALDLATNDESLKMKVMEELVEVVYSSFRRDAVSNVIGTKIHRIIKNKTENEDPYILEKKKGNEIALKYLPKIKEIIKKDDQLETYVKAAIIGNIIDFGALGVDFDIEKGIIQNMEKDIALNHVPELEKELKSAKDVLYLADNNGEIVFDKLLIEKLNEYNTDVTVALKEKPILNDACIEDAVQIGLDEVANLVSTGTDSIGVIYGDMSDEFKEIFSNADILISKGLGNYEGLTEMELGDKPVFCMLNVKCTPIAKDIGVNLGDNVVLKL from the coding sequence ATGAAAGTTTATTATGAATGTGCACCATGTTTTCTAAGACAGGCCAAAGAAGCACTTGATCTGGCGACAAATGATGAATCACTTAAAATGAAAGTTATGGAAGAACTTGTAGAAGTAGTTTACAGTTCTTTTAGAAGAGATGCAGTTTCTAATGTCATTGGAACTAAAATACACAGAATTATTAAAAATAAAACTGAAAATGAAGATCCTTATATTTTAGAGAAGAAAAAAGGTAATGAAATAGCTTTAAAATACCTTCCCAAAATTAAAGAAATTATAAAAAAGGATGATCAGCTTGAAACTTATGTAAAAGCTGCTATTATAGGTAATATAATTGATTTTGGAGCTCTTGGAGTGGATTTTGACATTGAAAAGGGAATAATTCAAAATATGGAAAAGGATATAGCATTAAACCACGTGCCGGAGCTTGAAAAAGAACTTAAATCTGCAAAAGATGTCCTTTATTTAGCAGATAACAATGGAGAAATTGTATTTGATAAATTACTCATAGAAAAACTGAATGAGTACAATACCGATGTTACTGTTGCATTAAAAGAAAAACCAATACTTAACGATGCATGTATTGAAGATGCAGTTCAAATAGGACTTGATGAGGTTGCAAATCTTGTATCTACAGGAACTGATTCTATAGGTGTTATATATGGTGATATGTCAGATGAATTCAAGGAGATTTTTAGTAATGCAGATATTTTAATTTCCAAAGGACTGGGAAATTATGAAGGATTAACTGAAATGGAATTAGGGGATAAACCTGTGTTTTGTATGCTCAATGTTAAATGTACTCCTATTGCAAAGGACATTGGCGTTAATTTAGGAGATAATGTTGTTTTAAAACTTTAA
- a CDS encoding PAS domain-containing protein codes for MNPITDKNKDDISLETIFNNTDFLIAYLDNNFNFIQVNRAYAEKHNKDPDFFVGKNHFELYPHKGNEKIFKEVLETGDPYFSYSKPLDHPVLGISYWDWVIKPLRNESNDIIGILLSLTDVTDYKRNEKEFEKIQEDFIDELVEKRADELINEQAANEMKLAESTAGEIEELNKKIEKLENANNEFQESIMAKSLEIEELDHEISKLKKAPVEFKDDLVSERIETEKFNQQINELEKSRDELKEKLTSKNSMIEELNHQINQLTMDNAEFKEYITVKNTEIENLNQVITELETSQNTFKENISAKESELEDLNQEIAKLKESNNTSKEFFSNKLLEIEDLNNKFIDVQNKLDISKGVISAKNREIEESKEIISAKLLEINELDENINDQEKIIQDLINTNKNLEIEIEKGSVNEELLKQLDDLIKTNEELENFADAITQQLQEPLRTTSSFIQILAKRHKGKIDKDTDEFIDYILDAINRMQILINDLREYSRVESRGKEFKLTNTQEIVDYAISNFKDEIYRTNAEITCDNLPKVVADSGQLLLLFQNILDNALKFKKQSENPEIRIAATKDIIKNEYVFSVQDNGIGIDEQYLEDIFYIFRQLHPKQAYEGTGTGLTVCKKIIERHDGRIWVESEPGTGSTFFFTVPSKLIEKRL; via the coding sequence ATGAACCCAATAACTGATAAGAATAAGGATGATATTTCTTTGGAAACTATTTTTAACAACACAGATTTTTTAATAGCGTATCTGGATAATAATTTTAATTTTATTCAAGTTAACAGGGCTTACGCAGAAAAACATAATAAAGATCCTGATTTTTTTGTTGGAAAGAACCATTTTGAGTTATATCCCCATAAAGGGAATGAAAAAATTTTTAAAGAAGTTTTAGAGACAGGAGATCCATATTTTAGTTATTCAAAGCCACTTGATCATCCTGTTTTAGGTATTAGTTATTGGGACTGGGTCATCAAGCCTTTGAGGAATGAAAGTAATGATATCATTGGAATATTACTTAGTTTGACCGATGTCACAGATTATAAACGGAATGAAAAGGAATTTGAAAAAATTCAGGAAGATTTCATTGATGAACTTGTTGAAAAACGTGCAGATGAACTTATAAATGAACAGGCTGCAAATGAGATGAAATTAGCTGAATCTACTGCTGGTGAAATTGAAGAATTAAACAAGAAAATTGAGAAATTGGAAAATGCCAATAATGAGTTCCAAGAATCTATTATGGCCAAATCACTGGAAATTGAAGAATTAGACCATGAAATATCTAAATTAAAGAAGGCCCCTGTTGAATTTAAAGATGATTTAGTTAGTGAAAGGATAGAAACTGAAAAATTTAATCAGCAGATTAATGAATTAGAAAAAAGTAGAGATGAGCTTAAAGAGAAACTTACGTCCAAAAATTCCATGATTGAAGAGTTAAATCATCAAATTAATCAGTTAACAATGGATAATGCTGAATTTAAAGAGTATATTACAGTTAAAAATACTGAAATAGAAAATCTAAATCAAGTGATTACAGAACTTGAAACATCACAAAATACATTTAAAGAGAATATCTCAGCTAAAGAATCCGAACTTGAAGATTTAAATCAGGAAATAGCTAAATTAAAAGAATCAAACAATACTTCTAAAGAATTTTTCTCAAATAAATTGTTAGAAATCGAAGATTTAAATAACAAGTTTATTGATGTTCAAAATAAATTGGATATTTCAAAGGGAGTTATTTCGGCAAAAAATAGGGAAATAGAAGAATCTAAGGAAATTATTTCAGCTAAACTACTGGAAATTAACGAATTAGACGAAAATATTAATGATCAGGAGAAAATTATACAGGATCTCATTAATACTAATAAAAATCTGGAAATTGAAATAGAAAAAGGCAGTGTAAATGAAGAATTGCTCAAACAATTAGATGATTTAATAAAAACAAATGAAGAATTAGAGAACTTTGCCGATGCCATTACACAGCAACTACAAGAGCCTTTAAGAACAACTTCAAGCTTTATACAAATTTTAGCGAAACGTCATAAAGGTAAAATTGATAAGGATACAGATGAATTTATTGATTACATCCTAGATGCCATAAATCGTATGCAAATATTGATTAATGATTTAAGAGAGTATTCAAGAGTAGAATCAAGAGGAAAAGAATTTAAATTGACAAATACTCAAGAAATAGTTGATTATGCTATATCCAATTTTAAGGATGAAATATATAGAACTAATGCTGAAATTACGTGTGATAACCTCCCTAAAGTAGTGGCTGATTCTGGCCAGCTTTTACTGTTGTTCCAGAATATTTTAGACAATGCTTTGAAATTCAAAAAACAGAGTGAAAATCCCGAAATTCGTATTGCAGCCACTAAAGATATAATAAAAAATGAATATGTTTTTTCTGTACAAGATAATGGTATTGGAATAGATGAACAATATTTAGAAGATATTTTTTATATATTCCGACAATTACACCCAAAACAAGCATATGAAGGTACTGGAACTGGTCTTACCGTATGTAAAAAAATAATTGAACGTCATGATGGACGCATATGGGTTGAATCAGAGCCTGGAACTGGTTCTACTTTCTTTTTCACCGTTCCTTCAAAACTTATTGAAAAAAGGCTTTAA
- a CDS encoding site-2 protease family protein, protein MGYLPFVDEYEGDYKINIVNKPEPGESKIHFNIILFLVTIVTTISAGYLFQGSIIDGIAFSIAIMAIIGTHESAHFFAARKHGIKATLPYFIPAPTLIGTFGAVINVKSAIPTKNALFDLGVSGPIAGFLVAIPVLIVGFYLSHVAPFQTGSMNFYPPLIMQVLMLFTTPQIPAGYELYVHPVAFAGWVGIIITMLNLMPVAFLDGGHISRALFNEKIHQYVSIAGIIVTVVLGWYFMAILMAVFFLLVSKRHPGALDNVSKITKTRKIAAILVFIIFILCLSPAPQIF, encoded by the coding sequence ATGGGATATTTACCTTTTGTAGATGAATATGAAGGTGATTACAAGATTAATATTGTTAATAAACCAGAACCAGGCGAATCTAAGATACATTTTAACATTATTCTTTTTTTAGTAACAATTGTAACTACAATATCTGCAGGATATTTATTTCAAGGGAGTATCATAGATGGAATAGCATTTTCAATAGCAATAATGGCTATAATTGGGACTCATGAATCTGCACACTTTTTTGCTGCAAGAAAACATGGGATTAAAGCTACTTTACCTTATTTTATACCGGCGCCAACTTTAATCGGTACTTTTGGCGCAGTAATAAATGTAAAATCAGCAATACCTACTAAAAATGCCCTTTTTGACTTGGGAGTTAGTGGACCAATTGCAGGGTTTTTAGTAGCTATTCCTGTTCTCATAGTTGGATTTTATTTATCTCATGTAGCTCCATTTCAGACAGGTTCCATGAATTTTTACCCTCCACTTATAATGCAAGTTCTTATGTTGTTTACAACCCCACAAATACCTGCAGGGTATGAATTATACGTACATCCGGTTGCATTTGCAGGATGGGTTGGAATAATCATTACAATGCTCAATCTTATGCCTGTTGCATTTTTAGACGGAGGACATATTTCAAGGGCCCTGTTTAACGAGAAAATTCACCAGTATGTATCAATAGCAGGCATAATTGTAACAGTTGTCCTTGGATGGTATTTTATGGCGATTTTAATGGCAGTATTCTTTTTGTTGGTATCAAAAAGGCATCCTGGAGCACTGGATAATGTTTCAAAAATTACTAAAACTAGAAAAATAGCAGCGATTTTAGTGTTTATTATCTTTATTCTTTGCTTATCTCCAGCGCCCCAAATATTTTAA
- a CDS encoding dihydropteroate synthase-like protein, whose amino-acid sequence MKVLIVTGKLASSAVRKVSDNSKQDTHVYVVDTPIAAFLTPKRIIKEIKNLENPDINSFDMIITPGLIRKDVSEIEDETGIPTYKGSTSAADLNIVLDMVDKLELSSKKPADRLIEEELRKRALKFIEDFEKDEKNTKKLLKKSENILVGNLPVGEDFPMRVLAEMANAPLLSKEELLKRAQYFVKSGAQMIDIGMIAGETLDHKIPEMVKTLKENLNGVPVSIDTINPVEIKAAVESGVDMVLSLDLGNCDEILPLMEEKKVPAVILPTNFAKNWTPKTVEERVNALEELMTKCKGINVIADLILDPINSQSMVESIIACHEFKKRNKKPLFFGVGNVTELLDTDSVGVNSLLSGIAMELGASILFTPEESGKTIGSVHELAVSSKMMFLAKNRGSIPKDLGINLIILKDKRKGDLINEEIEVPVLKGLEDYKFSQDPQGSFKIIAKDGAIKAVHYIKMKPDVIIEGETAKAVYDEIIKRNLISRLEHATYLGSELQKAEIAIKLNKNYVQDFPLFKKLNY is encoded by the coding sequence ATGAAAGTTCTCATAGTAACTGGAAAACTTGCAAGTAGTGCTGTTAGGAAAGTATCAGATAACTCAAAGCAAGATACACATGTATATGTCGTAGACACACCAATTGCTGCATTTTTAACTCCTAAACGAATAATTAAAGAGATTAAAAATCTTGAAAATCCTGATATAAATTCCTTTGACATGATTATAACGCCAGGACTTATACGTAAAGATGTAAGTGAAATAGAGGATGAAACAGGGATTCCAACATATAAGGGCTCAACCAGTGCTGCAGATTTAAATATAGTTTTAGATATGGTAGATAAACTGGAACTTTCATCTAAAAAACCTGCTGACAGGCTGATTGAAGAGGAATTAAGGAAACGTGCCCTTAAATTTATAGAAGACTTTGAAAAAGACGAAAAAAACACTAAAAAGCTTCTAAAAAAATCTGAAAATATTCTTGTAGGAAATTTACCTGTTGGTGAAGATTTTCCAATGAGGGTTCTTGCAGAAATGGCAAACGCACCTTTATTAAGCAAGGAAGAACTTTTAAAACGTGCACAATATTTTGTAAAATCCGGCGCGCAAATGATTGATATTGGAATGATTGCAGGGGAAACCCTTGACCATAAAATTCCAGAAATGGTAAAAACACTTAAAGAGAACCTTAATGGTGTTCCAGTAAGTATTGACACTATCAATCCTGTTGAAATTAAAGCAGCAGTTGAATCGGGTGTGGACATGGTTTTAAGTCTTGATCTTGGAAATTGTGATGAAATTTTGCCATTGATGGAAGAAAAAAAGGTTCCTGCAGTTATTTTGCCAACAAATTTCGCTAAGAACTGGACACCAAAAACAGTTGAAGAACGTGTAAATGCTCTTGAGGAATTAATGACCAAATGCAAGGGAATTAATGTGATTGCAGATTTAATTCTTGATCCTATAAACAGTCAGAGCATGGTTGAATCTATAATTGCTTGCCACGAGTTTAAAAAGCGAAATAAAAAACCATTATTTTTTGGGGTTGGAAACGTTACAGAACTTCTTGATACTGATTCAGTAGGTGTAAATTCTCTGCTTTCTGGAATTGCAATGGAATTAGGAGCCAGTATATTATTTACTCCTGAAGAAAGTGGTAAAACAATTGGAAGTGTTCATGAGCTTGCTGTTTCATCAAAAATGATGTTTCTTGCAAAAAACAGGGGATCTATACCTAAAGATCTTGGAATTAATTTAATAATATTAAAAGATAAGCGTAAAGGAGATTTAATCAACGAAGAAATTGAAGTTCCAGTTTTGAAAGGTTTAGAAGATTATAAATTTAGTCAAGACCCTCAAGGAAGCTTTAAAATAATAGCTAAAGATGGTGCTATAAAAGCAGTTCATTATATTAAAATGAAGCCTGATGTAATTATTGAAGGAGAGACTGCAAAGGCGGTTTATGATGAAATTATTAAAAGAAATCTTATTTCACGACTGGAACATGCTACATATCTTGGATCAGAACTTCAAAAGGCAGAAATAGCAATAAAACTTAATAAAAACTATGTTCAGGATTTTCCATTATTTAAAAAGTTAAATTATTAA
- the thiS gene encoding sulfur carrier protein ThiS, producing the protein MEITVIMGKKEEIREINEKMTIKEVLNAMDMSSETVVVKRNNEIVMEEENVENGDVIEVIRVIYGG; encoded by the coding sequence ATGGAAATAACAGTAATCATGGGCAAAAAGGAAGAAATTAGGGAAATTAATGAAAAAATGACCATTAAAGAGGTATTAAATGCAATGGATATGTCCTCTGAAACAGTTGTGGTTAAAAGAAACAATGAAATCGTGATGGAAGAAGAAAATGTTGAAAATGGGGATGTAATTGAAGTTATCCGTGTAATATACGGAGGCTAA
- a CDS encoding pyruvate ferredoxin oxidoreductase subunit gamma, which yields MIEIRFHGRGGQGAVTAAEILAKAAFEDGKYCQAFPFFGAERKGAPVMAFTRINDKPIRRRYQVYNPDYVIVLDETLLEAVDVLSGLNEGGKVVINTANDVNLGENVDSYNIDATGIALDVLGIPIVNTVMLGAFAGATGIVSLDSIVKVTKETFPGKIGEKNAEASTIAYEKIKK from the coding sequence ATGATCGAAATTCGATTTCATGGACGTGGTGGACAGGGTGCAGTAACCGCTGCTGAGATTTTAGCAAAAGCAGCCTTTGAAGATGGAAAATATTGTCAAGCATTCCCATTCTTCGGTGCTGAGCGAAAAGGCGCACCCGTCATGGCGTTTACAAGAATTAATGATAAACCAATAAGAAGAAGATATCAAGTTTACAATCCAGATTATGTTATTGTATTAGATGAAACCCTTTTAGAAGCTGTAGATGTATTATCTGGGCTTAATGAAGGTGGAAAGGTAGTAATAAACACTGCAAATGATGTAAATCTCGGAGAAAATGTAGATTCTTATAATATTGATGCTACAGGAATTGCATTGGATGTTTTAGGAATTCCTATAGTAAATACAGTTATGTTAGGAGCATTCGCCGGTGCAACAGGTATAGTTTCACTGGATTCCATTGTAAAAGTAACCAAAGAAACTTTCCCTGGGAAAATAGGCGAAAAGAATGCTGAAGCCTCCACAATAGCATACGAAAAAATTAAAAAATAA
- a CDS encoding nucleotidyltransferase family protein: protein MIGISADFDPVHNGHVKLIEKGREIASETGGQVIIYLNKDYSANHAPFFANYDVRREMALKAGADKVVPIEGLHHRLTLAYTVPIRIAMMIEDGVVDYVDAADVSTNKIQKYASSFAKKGIFSGIPRNLPNRNVIRWFAVNEFLYKKYKRKMKFHIIPELKMEGKISGREIRAKIIENNFKIPEEVKEVLPTSTVKILEKEIKKGNIPGKRDVETLTKRLNTYSRPKLLNIAHITADATDAIIEGRRYRNEDQIWASLRMAGYGPVLTRLAISSVEQDVTRKEVFELIKSYQADGIIPPDQTVESVIERAWFVASSVCEGIKSSDAHEMFRNGKRGKKPIYTIDAGMHLRSFEAEDLKDGIDALLYVDKNSKLRCQIRTETRKIKSPLKLPAKHATYLRLLIDSQFIPIRAQIVEKKEGIRVRIFIGE from the coding sequence TTGATTGGAATTAGCGCTGATTTTGACCCAGTACACAATGGACATGTTAAACTAATAGAAAAAGGAAGAGAAATAGCCAGTGAAACTGGTGGCCAAGTAATAATCTATTTAAATAAAGATTATAGTGCTAATCATGCCCCTTTTTTTGCTAATTATGACGTGCGGCGTGAAATGGCCCTAAAAGCTGGTGCAGATAAAGTTGTACCTATAGAAGGATTACATCATCGCCTCACTCTTGCATACACTGTTCCTATAAGAATTGCAATGATGATAGAAGATGGGGTTGTTGATTATGTTGATGCAGCAGATGTTTCAACCAATAAAATCCAAAAATACGCGTCTTCATTTGCAAAAAAAGGAATATTCAGCGGAATTCCCCGAAATCTTCCAAATCGTAATGTAATACGCTGGTTTGCAGTAAATGAATTTCTTTATAAAAAATACAAACGTAAAATGAAGTTTCACATAATTCCCGAGCTAAAAATGGAAGGTAAAATTTCTGGGCGTGAAATAAGGGCAAAAATAATTGAAAATAATTTTAAAATACCTGAAGAAGTTAAAGAAGTTCTTCCAACGTCCACAGTTAAAATACTGGAAAAAGAGATTAAAAAGGGAAATATACCTGGTAAAAGAGATGTAGAAACTCTCACTAAACGTTTAAATACATATTCTCGACCTAAATTGTTGAATATTGCCCATATTACTGCGGATGCAACAGATGCCATAATCGAAGGCAGAAGGTACAGAAATGAAGACCAGATTTGGGCTTCTTTAAGAATGGCAGGATATGGTCCTGTCCTTACAAGACTTGCAATTAGTTCAGTTGAACAGGATGTGACCCGTAAAGAGGTTTTTGAGCTTATCAAGTCTTACCAGGCCGATGGGATAATCCCTCCAGATCAGACTGTTGAAAGTGTGATTGAAAGAGCATGGTTTGTTGCTTCAAGCGTGTGCGAAGGAATTAAATCTTCAGACGCGCATGAAATGTTTAGGAACGGGAAAAGAGGCAAAAAACCTATTTATACTATTGATGCGGGAATGCATTTAAGAAGCTTTGAAGCTGAAGATTTAAAAGATGGAATAGATGCATTGCTTTATGTAGATAAAAACAGCAAGTTACGTTGCCAAATACGTACTGAAACCCGTAAAATTAAAAGTCCACTTAAATTACCTGCTAAACATGCCACATATCTACGATTACTTATAGATTCACAGTTTATTCCTATAAGGGCACAAATTGTTGAAAAAAAGGAAGGTATAAGAGTTAGAATATTTATTGGAGAATAG
- a CDS encoding NAD(P)-dependent oxidoreductase: MKIGFLGFGEVASTLTNGLLNQGADVYTCVEGRSIKTKQIAKETGVTLCKSNKELAKTSDILISSVTPVQAIKIAQEVGKHSKGVYVDINNISPKTIKKTMSFIQNNKTVDAAIIGSVRQGLDVQIIASGKYAKEFMELNQYGMNITIVGMELGQASAIKMLRSSFTKGISALLFETIYSAYKMGIDEEVIKYIAKTECEGFKDSATSRIISSAVHAKRRYEEMDEVTELISENLDPKMSNATQDFFKSLYENINKLEKRPDSYIDLFKIMEDLNKK, translated from the coding sequence ATGAAAATAGGATTTTTAGGATTTGGAGAAGTTGCATCAACCTTAACAAATGGACTTTTAAATCAAGGAGCAGATGTTTACACGTGTGTTGAAGGAAGGAGCATAAAAACAAAACAAATTGCCAAAGAAACCGGCGTTACTTTGTGTAAATCGAATAAAGAACTTGCAAAAACGTCTGATATTTTAATTTCATCGGTTACTCCAGTTCAGGCCATAAAAATTGCTCAAGAAGTTGGAAAACACTCTAAAGGAGTTTATGTTGATATAAATAACATTTCACCTAAAACAATTAAAAAAACAATGTCATTTATCCAAAATAATAAGACAGTGGATGCGGCAATTATAGGCAGTGTCAGGCAAGGTTTGGATGTTCAGATTATAGCTTCCGGCAAATATGCCAAAGAATTTATGGAATTAAACCAATATGGAATGAATATAACGATAGTTGGAATGGAATTAGGGCAGGCTTCTGCAATAAAAATGTTGAGAAGCTCATTTACCAAGGGAATTTCAGCGTTACTGTTTGAAACAATTTATTCTGCCTATAAAATGGGAATTGATGAAGAAGTTATTAAGTATATTGCAAAAACTGAATGTGAAGGATTTAAAGATTCTGCAACCTCCAGGATAATAAGCAGTGCAGTTCATGCAAAAAGGCGTTATGAAGAAATGGATGAGGTAACAGAACTAATTTCTGAAAATTTAGACCCTAAAATGAGTAATGCAACACAGGATTTCTTTAAATCACTATATGAAAATATAAATAAACTGGAAAAAAGGCCAGATAGTTACATAGACCTTTTTAAGATTATGGAAGATTTAAATAAAAAATAA